The following coding sequences lie in one Kribbella sp. NBC_00709 genomic window:
- the tenA gene encoding thiaminase II — MTFSGELWDRGAASVYDEIVRHPFITGLTDGTLDHDAFRYFIVQDSHYLRAYSRALSLVAGRAPDEDAVSMFALHAANAIAVERELHTSLLASLGLSAADVDATGSGPNTTAYMSYLTAVCATGTYAEAVAAVLPCYWIYRDVGRELLKRSSPDPLYRQWIETYGSEEFDTVVEEVLAVTDRLDVGAAERERCHQHFAMTCRYEWMFWDAAYHKLDWPVG; from the coding sequence ATGACGTTTTCCGGCGAGCTGTGGGACCGCGGTGCCGCCTCCGTGTACGACGAGATCGTCCGGCACCCGTTCATCACCGGGCTGACCGACGGCACCCTCGATCACGACGCGTTCCGGTACTTCATCGTCCAGGACAGCCACTACCTCCGCGCGTACTCACGGGCGCTCAGCCTGGTCGCCGGGCGCGCTCCGGACGAGGACGCGGTCAGCATGTTCGCGCTGCATGCCGCCAACGCCATCGCGGTCGAGCGGGAGCTGCACACGTCGCTACTGGCGTCGCTGGGGCTGTCTGCAGCGGATGTCGACGCCACTGGGTCCGGACCGAACACAACGGCGTACATGTCCTATCTGACGGCCGTCTGCGCCACAGGCACGTACGCCGAGGCCGTGGCCGCCGTACTGCCCTGCTACTGGATCTACCGCGATGTCGGCCGGGAGCTGCTGAAGCGGTCCTCACCGGACCCGCTGTACCGCCAGTGGATCGAGACGTACGGCTCGGAGGAGTTCGACACAGTCGTCGAGGAGGTGCTCGCCGTCACGGATCGACTGGACGTGGGGGCCGCGGAGCGGGAACGTTGTCACCAGCACTTCGCTATGACGTGCCGCTACGAATGGATGTTCTGGGACGCCGCGTACCACAAGCTCGATTGGCCGGTGGGATGA